The Brassica napus cultivar Da-Ae chromosome C7, Da-Ae, whole genome shotgun sequence genome has a segment encoding these proteins:
- the LOC125590089 gene encoding 40S ribosomal protein S30-like yields MGKVHGSLARAGKVRDQTPKVAKQDKKKKPRGRAHKRLQHNRRFVTAVVGFGKKRGPNSSEK; encoded by the coding sequence ATGGGGAAGGTTCACGGTTCATTGGCTCGTGCCGGGAAGGTGAGAGATCAGACACCGAAAGTGGCTAAGcaggacaagaagaagaagcctcGTGGCCGTGCCCACAAGAGATTGCAACACAACCGCCGTTTCGTCACCGCCGTTGTTGGCTTTGGCAAGAAGAGAGGACCAAACTCATCTGAGAAGTAG
- the LOC106438454 gene encoding V-type proton ATPase subunit G2 translates to MESTGNHGGIQQLLAAEQEAQQIVNAARTAKMARLKQAKQEAETEIADHKTTTEHSFQRKLEETSGDSGANVKRLEQETDEKIEQLKNEASRISRDVVDMLLKHVTTVNN, encoded by the exons ATGGAGTCAACTGGTAATCATGGAGGGATCCAGCAACTGCTTGCTGCTGAACAGGAAGCTCAGCAAATTGTCAATGCTGCTAGGACCG CAAAAATGGCAAGGCTGAAGCAAGCCAAGCAAGAGGCTGAAACCGAGATTGCTGACCACAAAACCACTACTGAGCATTCTTTCCAGAGGAAGCTCGAAGAG ACCAGTGGAGATTCAGGTGCAAACGTGAAGAGGCTTGAGCAAGAGACTGATGAGAAGATCGAGCAGTTGAAGAACGAAGCTTCCAGGATTTCCAGAGATGTTGTGGACATGCTTCTCAAACATGTCACCACTGTCAACAACTAA
- the LOC111211892 gene encoding cation/H(+) antiporter 17-like, with protein MGTNDATCSGPMKATSNGVFQGENPLHYALPLLILQICIVLFLTRVLAFLFRPLRQPRVIAEIVGGILLGPSALGKSSKFLSTVFPTKSLTVLDTLANLGLLFFLFLVGLELDPKSLKRTGKKALSIALAGITLPFIFGIGTSFALRSSIADGVSKAPFLVFMGVALSITAFPVLARILAEIKLLTTDIGKIALSAAAVNDVAAWILLALAVALSGDGNSPLTSLWVFLAGCGFVVFCIFAVQPGMQWLAKRCPEGEPVKEHYVCLTLGVVLAASFVTDLIGIHALFGAFVIGVIFPKEGHFASSLVEKVEDLVSGLFLPLYFVSSGLKTDVATIQGAQSWGLLVLVIFNACFGKIVGTVVVSLYCKVPLDESLALGFLMNTKGLVELIVLNIGRDRGVLNDQVFAIMVLMAIVTTFMTTPLVLAVYKPGKSLTKGEYNNRTVEDTNQSNKPLCLMFCFQSIMNIPTIVNLIEASRGTNRKESLSVYAMHLMELSERSSAILMAHKVRRNGLPFWNKDKTGNSSDMVVVAFEAFQRLSRVSVRPMTAISAMATIHEDICRSAESKRTAMVILPFHKHVRLDRTWETTRNDYRLINKKVMEEAPCSVAILVDRGLGGATRVASSDFTLVITVLFFGGNDDREALAFAVRMAEHPGISLTVIRFIPSEEFKPENVKLEITEDQAGSCSGETKLTDIEAITELKAKVKEQESSRSDSDIESKIIYEDKIVRCHDEICEVIKEYSRSNLFLVGKSPEGSVASGLNVVRSDTPELGPVGNLLTSSEIVSTSASVLVVQQYVASCDSPAVGVLKRTTKGVLPVEDSKSP; from the exons ATGGGAACAAACGATGCAACATGTTCAGGACCAATGAAAGCAACCTCCAATGGAGTCTTTCAAGGAGAGAATCCTCTTCATTACGCGTTGCCTCTTCTGATACTCCAGATCTGCATCGTTCTTTTTCTCACTCGTGTTCTTGCTTTTCTCTTCCGTCCTCTCCGGCAACCACGTGTCATCGCCGAGATAGTG GGTGGAATATTACTTGGGCCATCAGCTCTTGGGAAGAGCTCAAAGTTTCTCAGCACTGTTTTTCCAACAAAGAGCCTAACGGTGTTAGACACACTTGCAAACCTAGgactcctcttcttcctcttcctcgttGGTCTCGAGCTTGATCCCAAATCCCTCAAGCGAACAGGAAAGAAAGCTCTCTCCATCGCTCTAGCCGGAATCACTCTCCCCTTCATCTTTGGCATCGGGACTTCGTTTGCTCTCCGTAGCTCCATCGCTGATGGTGTTAGCAAAGCTCCTTTCCTTGTCTTCATGGGCGTTGCTCTCTCCATCACAGCTTTTCCCGTTTTGGCTCGTATCCTCGCTgagatcaagcttcttacaactGATATCGGAAAGATTGCTTTGTCCGCGGCTGCGGTTAATGACGTGGCAGCTTGGATCCTACTTGCTCTAGCGGTGGCTCTCTCCGGCGACGGGAACTCTCCTTTAACATCTCTATGGGTGTTTCTTGCGGGTTGCGGTTTTGTCGTGTTCTGTATATTTGCCGTGCAGCCAGGGATGCAGTGGCTTGCAAAACGTTGTCCTGAAGGAGAACCGGTTAAAGAACATTACGTGTGTCTCACGTTAGGTGTTGTTCTTGCTGCTAGCTTCGTGACGGACCTTATTGGGATTCACGCGCTGTTCGGTGCGTTTGTGATCGGTGTTATCTTTCCTAAAGAAGGTCATTTCGCGAGTTCTTTGGTTGAGAAAGTTGAGGATCTCGTGTCAGGTCTTTTCTTGCCGCTTTACTTCGTCTCCAGTGGTTTGAAGACAGATGTGGCGACCATACAAGGAGCTCAGTCTTGGGGACTATTGGTTTTGGTTATCTTTAATGCTTGTTTTGGTAAGATTGTCGGCACGGTGGTGGTTTCTCTTTACTGCAAAGTTCCTCTTGACGAGTCATTAGCACTAGGTTTCTTGATGAACACGAAAGgtcttgttgagctcattgtccTCAACATTGGTAGAGACAGAGGG GTTTTGAACGATCAAGTTTTTGCTATAATGGTTCTAATGGCTATAGTCACCACGTTCATGACGACTCCTCTAGTTTTAGCAGTTTATAAACCGGGAAAATCCTTAACCAAAGGGGAGTACAATAACCGAACGGTCGAGGACACAAACCAGTCTAACAAACCGCTTTGTCTTATGTTCTGTTTCCAGAGTATAATGAACATTCCCACGATAGTCAACCTCATAGAAGCATCACGAGGCACGAACCGTAAAGAAAGTCTATCAGTCTACGCCATGCATCTCATGGAGCTCTCGGAGAGATCATCAGCTATACTAATGGCACATAAGGTCAGAAGAAACGGTCTCCCTTTCTGGAACAAGGACAAAACCGGGAACTCTTCCGACATGGTGGTGGTCGCATTCGAGGCTTTCCAGAGACTCAGCCGTGTCTCAGTGCGTCCAATGACAGCAATCTCAGCTATGGCGACTATACATGAAGATATATGCCGAAGCGCTGAAAGCAAACGCACCGCCATGGTGATTCTTCCGTTTCATAAGCACGTTAGGCTTGACAGAACGTGGGAGACGACAAGGAACGACTACCGTTTGATTAACAAGAAGGTTATGGAGGAAGCTCCATGTTCTGTCGCGATTCTTGTTGATCGTGGCCTTGGTGGTGCGACACGAGTCGCGTCCAGTGATTTCACGTTAGTGATAACGGTTTTGTTTTTTGGAGGGAATGATGATCGCGAGGCGTTAGCGTTTGCGGTGCGGATGGCGGAACATCCTGGTATAAGCCTAACCGTGATTCGCTTTATTCCTAGTGAGGAGTTTAAACCGGAAAACGTGAAGCTGGAGATAACCGAAGATCAAGCCGGTTCATGTTCAGGGGAAACTAAGTTGACTGATATAGAAGCTATAACCGAACTTAAAGCAAAGGTTAAAGAACAAGAAAGCTCTCGTTCTGATTCAGACATCGAATCTAAGATCATTTACGAAGATAAAATCGTGAGATGCCACGATGAAATTTGCGaggttataaaagaatattCAAGAAGCAATCTTTTCTTGGTGGGGAAGTCACCGGAAGGTTCGGTGGCGTCGGGGTTAAACGTGGTAAGAAGCGACACGCCGGAGCTTGGGCCTGTCGGGAATTTATTAACTTCAAGTGAAATTGTTTCCACGTCCGCGTCGGTGTTGGTGGTGCAACAGTATGTAGCAAGTTGTGATTCTCCGGCTGTGGGAGTTCTGAAGAGGACCACGAAAGGAGTGTTGCCGGTTGAGGATTCCAAGAGTCCTTAG